The following are from one region of the Aequoribacter fuscus genome:
- a CDS encoding tetratricopeptide repeat protein, which translates to MPLLLFVFYVLSLSAPASSDEYLGSEACALCHQNEYTDWRASHHQAAMAKPSRTTVLAPFEGEEFAWFGKTSRFHQEDGRFFITTDDTKTGETTFEVAYTFGVYPLQQYLIPTDNGRLQSFTVAWDARPNNEGGQRWYHLTPDEYIAPNDPLHWSGLYQNWNNSCAECHSTDVNKNYDAANDSYNTTFSEVSVGCEACHGPGQAHLAWAQGDQSQAAPPWPSQLKQRAHWAFNDKAIAQRVSANDNDAQINTCARCHSRRSHLGDYQHGQALSQTHRLALLEPGLYYPDGQIQDEVFVHGSFIQSKMYQAGVTCTDCHNPHSGKIYTQTNALCASCHQPEVFDTAKHHHHQPSSAGAQCVDCHMSTTTYMGVDARRDHSMQIPRPDLTINTGTPNACNKCHEDKTADWAMMHLSEWGQLRRDQQTERTLAFHAASLGQAKGQQTLQEIALSEAQPAIWRASAINALGLNNQSALTTLQLALTSSDPLIRQSAVRQAGNLPDNLKNELLLPLLGDKDLSVRLTLAFALAGIADVNLSTAQAQQLRTLDTEYRAIAERHLDQAEQHLSLGDYETRQGNIEAALRRYQTALTKNPQLLAAYINKADVEANSGNNQEAINTLERGLTQIADNPDLAFALGLAHIRNQDYRQGLTQLASAAKAESARYRYTYAIALHGQGKLHDAIRTLRGVSRKWPNNEEALQALVQFAAEADDTRTALEAVRQLTELAPNNRQYQVWRQQLERSAIAR; encoded by the coding sequence ATGCCTTTACTGCTTTTTGTTTTTTATGTGCTGAGCCTAAGCGCACCTGCATCCTCAGACGAATACCTAGGGTCTGAGGCCTGTGCGCTATGTCACCAAAATGAGTATACGGATTGGCGTGCCTCCCACCATCAGGCCGCTATGGCGAAACCCTCTCGTACGACCGTACTCGCACCCTTTGAAGGCGAGGAGTTTGCATGGTTCGGTAAAACGAGCCGTTTTCATCAGGAGGACGGTCGGTTCTTTATTACTACCGACGATACCAAGACAGGTGAAACGACTTTCGAAGTCGCCTACACCTTTGGCGTCTATCCCCTACAGCAATACCTTATTCCGACCGATAACGGGCGATTGCAAAGCTTTACCGTTGCTTGGGATGCGCGCCCAAACAACGAAGGGGGGCAGCGTTGGTATCATTTAACACCCGATGAATACATTGCTCCCAATGACCCTCTGCACTGGAGCGGGTTGTATCAGAACTGGAACAACTCCTGCGCCGAGTGCCACTCGACCGACGTTAACAAAAACTACGACGCAGCAAATGACAGCTACAACACGACCTTTAGCGAAGTATCGGTCGGTTGCGAGGCCTGTCATGGGCCTGGACAAGCCCATCTGGCATGGGCGCAAGGCGATCAAAGCCAAGCCGCACCACCGTGGCCAAGTCAACTTAAACAAAGAGCGCATTGGGCGTTTAACGATAAGGCCATCGCGCAGCGCGTCTCTGCGAACGATAACGATGCACAAATTAACACCTGCGCGCGCTGTCATTCACGACGCAGCCACCTGGGTGATTACCAACACGGACAAGCACTGTCGCAAACTCATCGCCTAGCTTTACTTGAGCCGGGCCTTTACTACCCCGACGGGCAAATCCAAGATGAGGTGTTCGTGCATGGGTCTTTCATACAAAGCAAAATGTACCAAGCCGGTGTCACCTGTACTGACTGTCACAACCCTCACAGCGGCAAAATCTACACGCAGACCAACGCGCTTTGCGCCAGCTGTCACCAGCCCGAGGTTTTCGACACCGCCAAGCACCATCACCATCAACCAAGCTCGGCCGGAGCACAATGTGTCGACTGCCATATGAGCACAACAACCTATATGGGGGTCGATGCGCGACGTGACCATAGCATGCAAATCCCTCGGCCTGACCTGACCATCAACACCGGCACACCCAACGCCTGCAACAAATGCCACGAGGATAAAACTGCCGACTGGGCAATGATGCACTTAAGCGAGTGGGGTCAGTTGCGACGCGACCAACAGACCGAGCGCACTCTAGCCTTTCATGCCGCGAGCCTCGGGCAAGCCAAAGGCCAGCAAACTCTGCAGGAAATCGCCTTGTCTGAGGCACAACCGGCCATTTGGCGAGCTAGCGCAATCAACGCCTTGGGATTGAATAATCAAAGTGCGCTGACGACCCTGCAGCTGGCGCTCACAAGTTCGGATCCCTTAATTCGCCAAAGTGCGGTGCGCCAAGCCGGTAACCTGCCAGACAATCTGAAGAACGAACTATTGCTACCTTTACTGGGGGATAAAGACCTCAGCGTACGACTGACTCTGGCATTTGCGCTCGCAGGCATAGCCGACGTCAACCTTTCTACAGCACAAGCACAGCAACTACGTACTCTCGATACCGAGTATCGCGCCATTGCTGAACGCCACTTGGATCAAGCAGAACAGCATCTCAGTTTAGGCGACTACGAGACACGGCAGGGCAATATCGAAGCGGCATTACGTCGCTACCAAACTGCCTTAACAAAGAACCCCCAACTGTTAGCAGCCTACATAAACAAGGCCGATGTCGAGGCAAACTCTGGCAATAACCAGGAGGCTATCAATACGCTCGAACGTGGACTGACACAGATCGCAGATAACCCTGACCTTGCGTTTGCCTTGGGGCTCGCCCATATCCGCAATCAGGATTACCGCCAAGGATTAACGCAACTGGCGAGTGCTGCTAAAGCGGAGTCCGCTCGCTACCGCTACACCTACGCCATCGCGCTGCACGGTCAGGGCAAATTGCACGACGCCATAAGAACACTCAGAGGCGTTAGCCGCAAGTGGCCCAACAACGAGGAGGCTTTGCAGGCTCTGGTGCAGTTCGCGGCGGAAGCGGATGACACGCGCACCGCACTCGAGGCGGTGCGCCAACTTACCGAGTTAGCGCCAAATAATCGCCAGTATCAGGTCTGGCGCCAGCAACTCGAACGAAGCGCTATTGCGCGTTAG
- the parE gene encoding DNA topoisomerase IV subunit B has translation MSQYTAQDIEVLTGLEPVRKRPGMYTDTARPNHLAQEVIDNSVDEALAGFASEIDVVVFKDGSVSVSDNGRGMPVDIHPEQGKPGVEVILSTLHAGGKFSNKNYQFSGGLHGVGVSVVNALSQRLEITIKRDAQVYSMAFAGGEKSRDLEVIDTCGRRNTGTTVHFWPDPQYFDSVNISIPRLKHVLRAKAVLCPGLRVNFLDDAKKESESWYYEDGLKDYLQQATDGYEVLPPTPYTGSFSAQHSAVDWAVQWLPEGGELITESYVNLIPTSQGGTHVNGLRTGLLDALRDFCELRSLLPRGIKLAPEDIWDRCAFVLSVKLEDPQFSGQTKERLSSREAAAFVSGVAKDAFSLWLNQETEYAEQLAELCINNAQRRVRSAKKVVRKKVTSGPALPGKLADCSGEDPARGELFLVEGDSAGGSAKQARDREFQAILPLRGKILNTWEVDSQEILASQEVHNISVALGVDPASDDLSGLRYHKVCILADADSDGLHIATLICALFVRHFKPLITAGHVYVAMPPLYRIDVGKEVYYALDDSEKQGILDRIEAENKRAKVNVQRFKGLGEMNPLQLRETTMAPDTRRLVQLRLDHGDDTMQVFDMLLAKKRSSDRRQWLETKGDIAEVLI, from the coding sequence ATGAGTCAGTACACAGCACAAGATATTGAGGTCTTAACGGGGCTTGAGCCGGTGCGTAAGCGCCCGGGTATGTATACCGATACAGCGCGCCCAAATCACCTTGCGCAGGAAGTCATTGATAACAGTGTTGATGAGGCGCTAGCCGGTTTTGCGAGCGAAATCGATGTGGTTGTCTTTAAAGACGGTTCGGTTTCGGTCAGCGATAATGGGCGCGGCATGCCCGTGGATATCCACCCAGAGCAGGGCAAGCCCGGTGTGGAGGTTATTCTGTCGACCTTGCACGCCGGCGGTAAATTCTCGAATAAGAACTATCAGTTCAGTGGCGGGTTGCACGGCGTAGGGGTGTCGGTCGTTAATGCGCTGTCTCAGCGTCTGGAAATTACCATCAAGCGCGACGCGCAAGTGTACAGTATGGCGTTTGCGGGTGGCGAGAAGTCCCGCGATCTTGAGGTCATCGATACCTGCGGGCGTCGCAATACCGGTACTACCGTACATTTTTGGCCTGACCCACAGTACTTTGACTCCGTTAATATCTCGATTCCGCGCCTAAAGCATGTGCTCAGAGCCAAGGCGGTGCTGTGCCCAGGTTTGCGCGTGAACTTTTTAGACGATGCCAAGAAAGAATCCGAGAGCTGGTATTACGAAGACGGTCTAAAAGATTATTTGCAGCAAGCAACCGACGGCTACGAAGTCTTGCCCCCTACCCCTTACACGGGCAGTTTTAGTGCTCAGCACTCGGCGGTGGATTGGGCTGTACAGTGGTTGCCAGAGGGCGGCGAGTTGATCACTGAAAGTTATGTCAACTTAATTCCTACGTCTCAGGGCGGTACCCACGTTAATGGTTTAAGAACGGGTTTGCTCGATGCTTTGCGAGACTTTTGCGAGCTCAGAAGCCTGTTGCCTCGGGGTATTAAGCTTGCGCCTGAGGACATTTGGGATCGATGTGCTTTTGTGCTGTCGGTGAAACTCGAGGACCCACAGTTTTCGGGACAAACCAAAGAGCGGTTATCGTCTCGCGAAGCCGCCGCTTTTGTGTCGGGTGTTGCGAAAGACGCTTTTAGTTTGTGGTTGAATCAGGAAACTGAGTACGCCGAACAACTGGCGGAATTGTGCATCAATAATGCTCAGCGCAGAGTGCGCTCGGCCAAAAAAGTGGTGCGTAAAAAAGTGACTTCGGGCCCGGCCTTGCCCGGTAAATTGGCCGATTGTTCGGGTGAAGATCCCGCGCGTGGCGAGCTATTTTTAGTAGAGGGTGACTCCGCGGGGGGCTCGGCGAAACAGGCGCGGGACCGCGAGTTCCAGGCGATTTTGCCCTTGCGTGGTAAAATTTTAAATACCTGGGAGGTCGACTCGCAGGAGATCTTGGCCTCGCAGGAAGTGCACAACATCTCGGTGGCTCTGGGTGTGGATCCCGCGAGCGACGATTTGTCGGGTTTGCGTTACCACAAAGTGTGCATATTGGCAGACGCGGATTCCGACGGTTTGCACATCGCTACATTGATTTGTGCCTTGTTTGTGCGTCATTTCAAACCCCTGATTACCGCGGGCCATGTCTATGTTGCCATGCCGCCTTTGTACCGAATCGATGTCGGGAAAGAGGTTTACTACGCGCTGGATGATAGCGAGAAGCAGGGCATACTGGACCGTATCGAGGCCGAGAATAAACGTGCCAAAGTCAACGTGCAGCGCTTCAAGGGTTTGGGCGAGATGAATCCGCTACAATTACGTGAAACAACCATGGCGCCCGACACTCGACGCTTGGTCCAGCTGCGTTTAGACCACGGTGATGACACCATGCAGGTCTTTGATATGTTACTGGCGAAAAAACGTTCGAGCGATCGTCGTCAGTGGCTTGAAACGAAAGGTGATATCGCGGAAGTGTTGATATAA
- a CDS encoding VOC family protein, translating into MQYLHTMIRASDLDATLHFFCDLLGLVEVNRYDSEQGRFTLVFLAAPDDIDLAKERKAPLVEITYNWDPEAYTGGRNFGHLAYRVANIYELCERLQAGGVTINRPPRDGHMAFVRSPDGISIELLQAGESLPPAEPWASMPNTGEW; encoded by the coding sequence ATGCAATATCTACACACCATGATTCGCGCCAGTGACCTAGACGCTACGCTGCATTTCTTTTGCGATTTGTTAGGTCTTGTCGAGGTCAATCGCTACGACAGCGAGCAGGGCCGCTTTACTTTGGTATTTTTAGCAGCGCCCGACGATATCGACCTGGCCAAAGAGCGCAAAGCACCCTTGGTAGAAATCACCTATAACTGGGACCCAGAAGCGTACACCGGCGGCCGCAACTTCGGACACCTCGCGTACAGAGTGGCTAACATTTACGAGCTGTGTGAGCGCTTACAAGCCGGTGGCGTCACCATTAATCGCCCTCCCCGTGATGGCCACATGGCCTTTGTGCGATCGCCCGACGGCATTTCCATCGAACTGCTGCAAGCTGGCGAATCTCTGCCCCCGGCCGAACCCTGGGCATCAATGCCCAATACCGGCGAGTGGTGA
- a CDS encoding MJ1255/VC2487 family glycosyltransferase, producing the protein MRILYGVQGTGQGHISRARAMAKELARYPELDVTWLFTGRSKSRLFDMECFGDFEWRSGLTFASREGKLHYLDTLRTNNIPAFIRDVIQLDLSSYDLIISDYEPVTAWAAKLRGRECIGIGHQYAFDGSSPVAKANGLSKTIMRLFAPTTRSVGLHWYPFSQSICPPIIDLPETVPTTGNHVLVYLPFENQKTVTQWLQTHPEVEFRQYSPEVQSETLTNVTTCPTDYQGFKYDLANCKGVICNSGFELISECLQWGKPVLTFPMRGQMEQSSNALALDQLGLANVCDTLDPEALSAFLQNLRQQSSINFPNVAATLARWIRAGATDSPTSLAADLWRGVRISALNAPQQQTSKAVAA; encoded by the coding sequence ATGCGAATTTTGTATGGCGTTCAAGGCACGGGACAAGGGCATATTAGCCGCGCGCGAGCAATGGCAAAAGAACTGGCTCGATACCCAGAACTTGATGTGACCTGGCTATTTACCGGCCGATCCAAAAGTCGGCTGTTTGACATGGAGTGTTTCGGCGACTTCGAGTGGCGCAGCGGTCTTACCTTTGCCTCGCGCGAGGGGAAGTTGCACTACCTCGACACGTTACGCACCAACAACATACCTGCTTTTATTCGAGATGTGATACAGCTCGACCTTAGTAGTTACGATTTAATAATCAGCGACTACGAGCCCGTGACGGCGTGGGCCGCCAAGCTGCGAGGGCGCGAGTGCATCGGCATTGGGCATCAATACGCTTTCGATGGCTCCTCACCTGTGGCAAAAGCCAACGGGTTATCAAAAACCATCATGCGCTTATTCGCTCCTACAACCCGATCTGTCGGTCTGCATTGGTACCCCTTTAGTCAGAGCATCTGCCCCCCCATCATTGACCTACCAGAGACCGTACCCACAACGGGTAACCATGTACTGGTTTACTTACCCTTTGAAAATCAAAAAACCGTAACACAGTGGCTGCAAACACATCCTGAAGTAGAGTTTCGCCAGTATTCACCCGAGGTACAAAGCGAAACACTCACGAATGTCACGACCTGTCCGACCGACTACCAGGGCTTTAAGTACGATCTAGCCAACTGTAAAGGCGTCATCTGCAACTCGGGTTTCGAGCTGATCAGTGAGTGTTTGCAATGGGGCAAACCCGTACTGACGTTCCCAATGCGCGGCCAGATGGAACAGAGCAGTAACGCCCTAGCGCTAGATCAACTCGGGCTTGCCAACGTGTGTGACACCCTTGACCCCGAGGCCTTGAGCGCGTTTTTACAAAACCTGAGGCAACAGTCATCGATTAACTTTCCGAATGTTGCCGCGACCTTGGCGCGCTGGATTCGCGCCGGTGCAACCGACTCTCCCACATCACTAGCGGCAGATCTATGGCGAGGTGTCCGCATCTCTGCGCTTAATGCGCCGCAGCAGCAGACATCCAAGGCCGTTGCCGCGTAA
- a CDS encoding GMP synthase, translating into MKSLAILKTDSVRPEWAERFGEYPDMFQTVLKWANPNLQFSVYDVQLGEYPDRKDQHGAYLVTGSKAGVYEDHEWLPPLENFVRDLVQAEIPLIGICFGHQLVAQALGGHVGKSDRGWGVGVHRHQWRSKPDWLPMPADDFKVLVSHQDQVQQAPTGLEVLASSDFCPIAALYKRGSVLTFQGHPEFVPEYSRALMVSREDRIGDDALPKALASLSQGHDGDALASVIVAFLQDAKSPLAGIGH; encoded by the coding sequence ATGAAATCTCTCGCGATTTTAAAAACCGATTCGGTGCGACCCGAATGGGCTGAGCGGTTCGGCGAGTACCCGGATATGTTCCAGACGGTGTTAAAGTGGGCTAACCCCAATTTACAGTTTTCGGTGTATGACGTGCAGTTGGGTGAGTACCCCGACCGTAAAGACCAACATGGTGCGTACCTGGTAACCGGCTCGAAAGCGGGTGTGTACGAGGACCATGAGTGGCTGCCGCCATTAGAAAATTTTGTGCGTGACCTGGTGCAGGCTGAGATCCCGCTGATCGGAATTTGCTTTGGTCATCAGTTAGTCGCGCAGGCACTGGGTGGACATGTCGGCAAATCCGATAGGGGATGGGGTGTGGGTGTACATCGTCACCAATGGCGGTCTAAACCCGACTGGCTGCCTATGCCCGCCGACGATTTTAAGGTGTTGGTGAGCCACCAAGATCAGGTGCAGCAAGCGCCGACTGGACTCGAGGTGTTGGCGAGTAGCGACTTTTGCCCCATCGCGGCTTTATACAAGCGCGGTTCTGTACTGACGTTTCAGGGGCATCCAGAGTTTGTGCCAGAGTACTCCCGGGCCCTCATGGTCTCTCGCGAAGACCGGATAGGCGATGACGCTTTGCCCAAAGCCTTGGCCAGTTTAAGCCAAGGCCATGATGGCGACGCCTTGGCCAGCGTCATTGTCGCGTTTTTACAAGACGCTAAATCACCACTCGCCGGTATTGGGCATTGA
- a CDS encoding phosphatase PAP2 family protein — translation MPSAPRILGTMNILSSLQNVDHALFAKITGLTRCTFCVPMARIFSKTGDGLLHILVAIVLMMLHPMPQLVVLALASTMLLERALYWPLKNSLKRLRPPEKLNGFHSIVVASDRFSFPSGHSSAAFALAILLSLAVGGFMPVLLIWASCVALSRVVLGVHFPGDIIAGALLGTAVAFTNAAYWGLI, via the coding sequence ATGCCATCAGCGCCTCGCATTCTTGGCACTATGAATATTTTATCTAGCCTACAAAATGTCGACCACGCCTTGTTTGCAAAAATCACTGGGCTTACGCGTTGTACCTTTTGCGTACCCATGGCGCGGATATTCTCCAAAACCGGCGACGGGTTGCTACATATTCTGGTCGCTATTGTACTAATGATGCTACATCCAATGCCCCAGCTAGTGGTGCTAGCCTTGGCCTCCACGATGCTACTCGAACGCGCACTGTACTGGCCACTAAAAAACTCATTAAAACGCTTGCGACCACCTGAAAAACTGAACGGATTTCACAGTATCGTTGTAGCGTCTGACCGATTTTCCTTTCCAAGCGGTCACAGCTCTGCGGCGTTTGCGCTTGCCATTCTGTTAAGCCTTGCTGTGGGCGGGTTTATGCCCGTACTACTGATTTGGGCAAGTTGCGTGGCTCTATCACGCGTCGTATTAGGCGTGCATTTCCCTGGCGACATCATCGCCGGGGCATTGCTTGGTACAGCCGTCGCTTTTACTAATGCAGCCTATTGGGGGCTTATCTAA
- a CDS encoding LytR/AlgR family response regulator transcription factor, producing MSLRALIVDDEELARRGLLRRLETLPNVEVIGQASNGFEAVEMIGELNPDVVFLDIQMPGMNGFDVIAKLQSDTLPLIVFTTAYDEYAVDAFKVHAIDYLLKPVEIDRLTDAVTRAAERLSFEKSDSSKQALLDLMMSATTKHPKEISATDTENTKKGDTWPEKIAIKDGSDITLIRVADIEWVDAAGDYMCVHAQGNTHIMRITMRQLSEKLNPDVFLRVHRSTIVNVNLITGAQALTNGEYTLTLSNGTRLKVSRSYRDVIKQFLSTH from the coding sequence ATGAGCCTACGTGCACTGATAGTTGATGATGAAGAGCTGGCCCGCCGTGGCTTGCTGCGTCGTCTAGAGACACTGCCCAATGTCGAAGTCATTGGGCAGGCAAGTAATGGTTTTGAAGCCGTGGAAATGATCGGTGAGCTAAACCCCGACGTCGTGTTTTTAGATATACAAATGCCGGGCATGAATGGCTTTGATGTCATTGCAAAGCTGCAAAGTGACACTCTGCCATTAATTGTGTTTACCACAGCATACGACGAGTACGCCGTCGATGCCTTCAAGGTGCACGCCATCGATTACCTGCTCAAACCCGTTGAAATTGACCGCTTAACCGATGCCGTAACAAGAGCTGCTGAACGCCTAAGCTTCGAGAAGAGTGACAGTTCGAAACAAGCATTACTCGACTTAATGATGAGCGCAACCACCAAACACCCCAAAGAGATCAGCGCGACCGACACCGAAAATACAAAGAAAGGCGATACTTGGCCTGAAAAAATAGCGATTAAAGACGGTAGCGATATCACCCTAATTCGAGTCGCCGACATCGAGTGGGTGGATGCTGCCGGTGATTACATGTGTGTGCATGCGCAGGGCAACACTCATATTATGCGCATTACGATGCGCCAGCTCAGCGAAAAGCTCAATCCAGACGTTTTTTTACGCGTGCACCGTTCTACCATCGTCAACGTCAATCTGATAACGGGCGCTCAAGCGTTGACCAACGGCGAGTACACGCTCACGCTTAGCAATGGCACTAGGCTCAAGGTCAGCCGCAGCTACCGTGACGTGATTAAACAGTTTTTATCGACCCATTAG
- a CDS encoding YceI family protein, producing the protein MLKQSIMAAALMLSSAGTWADWQLDSSQSTLTFLSDKNAGVVEQHAFEVFDVAVSEAGEIRADIELASVETRIGIRNERMREMLFKVAEFPKATLSGNLGELDLASLGAAPQMASIPLTLSLHGSAQAVVADVWVSQAEGALYVSTVNPILVRAADFGLAEGVEALRVVAGLKTIGQTVPVSFNLRLTNAQ; encoded by the coding sequence ATGTTAAAGCAGAGCATAATGGCGGCGGCACTGATGTTGAGCAGTGCAGGCACATGGGCAGATTGGCAGCTCGATTCAAGCCAATCCACTCTGACGTTTTTGAGTGATAAAAACGCGGGTGTGGTCGAGCAGCATGCTTTTGAGGTTTTTGATGTGGCGGTCTCAGAAGCTGGAGAGATACGCGCAGACATCGAGCTTGCAAGCGTCGAAACGCGCATCGGTATTCGCAATGAGCGCATGCGCGAGATGCTGTTCAAAGTGGCAGAGTTCCCAAAGGCGACCTTGAGCGGCAACTTGGGCGAGCTCGATTTGGCCTCTTTGGGTGCGGCGCCGCAAATGGCCAGTATTCCATTGACCTTGAGTCTGCATGGTTCTGCTCAGGCGGTGGTTGCCGATGTGTGGGTCAGCCAGGCAGAGGGTGCATTGTACGTGAGCACGGTGAACCCCATTCTAGTGCGAGCTGCTGATTTTGGTTTGGCTGAGGGCGTTGAGGCATTGCGCGTGGTGGCCGGGCTCAAAACCATTGGGCAGACCGTACCTGTGAGTTTTAATCTACGTCTGACTAACGCGCAATAG
- the cpdA gene encoding 3',5'-cyclic-AMP phosphodiesterase, giving the protein MTSLLDTIVIEHDPAQAVDVLQITDTHLGVEPNTPLLSMDTDDSLLAVLDSAGKVLPAPDLLLATGDLSDQGALNAYFRLRDYTRSVCQHQFWLLGNHDHAETLRQATDDNKDLIRNDIRVGAWQIVMLNSQIPGQVGGRLGPRQLALLEEALQAGADAGLNTLVCLHHQPEPVGSAWIDSQAVVDADEMFAVIEQYPNAKAVLWGHVHQEVDYLRKSVRMLATPSTCIQFARHSDDFKVDDLPPGFRHLQLLPDGSINTQVYRVTDRSFTVDLGSSGYL; this is encoded by the coding sequence ATGACTAGTTTACTCGACACCATCGTCATCGAGCACGACCCCGCGCAAGCAGTGGACGTGCTGCAAATAACCGATACGCATTTGGGGGTAGAGCCCAATACGCCTCTACTGTCGATGGATACCGATGATTCACTCCTGGCCGTATTAGATTCAGCGGGCAAAGTGTTACCAGCGCCTGATCTCCTGTTAGCCACGGGTGATTTGTCAGACCAAGGCGCCTTGAACGCCTATTTCCGTCTGCGTGATTACACGCGCTCGGTCTGTCAACACCAGTTTTGGCTATTGGGTAATCACGATCATGCCGAAACGTTGCGTCAAGCAACAGACGACAACAAAGATCTAATTCGCAACGATATTCGGGTGGGCGCATGGCAAATTGTGATGCTGAACTCCCAAATTCCGGGGCAGGTGGGTGGCCGCTTAGGCCCCAGACAGTTGGCTTTGCTCGAAGAAGCTCTGCAAGCAGGCGCCGATGCGGGGCTGAACACTCTCGTGTGTCTGCATCATCAGCCCGAGCCCGTAGGCAGCGCTTGGATTGATTCTCAGGCGGTCGTCGATGCCGATGAGATGTTTGCCGTGATCGAACAATACCCAAATGCGAAAGCGGTGCTGTGGGGGCATGTACATCAAGAGGTCGATTATCTGCGCAAGAGCGTACGGATGTTGGCTACGCCCTCTACCTGCATTCAGTTTGCGCGGCATAGCGACGATTTCAAAGTCGATGATTTACCTCCGGGTTTCCGTCATTTACAGCTCTTGCCCGATGGCTCGATTAACACCCAAGTCTACCGCGTCACCGATCGCAGCTTTACCGTTGATTTGGGCTCTTCAGGTTATTTATAA
- a CDS encoding sensor histidine kinase: MNLLDPDQKHRLFWLLQAGGWAGWALSFYLGATVWGDPPDNYGFYVPIIAAVGMALTLGLRWAYRLTWDMRFVARVLPFLLGSYFAGVLWMVARTFIFFSLFPEQKAAFGIESSAEFYSYLEGAISAAWVMFGWSALYFGIKYYILLQDAKARALTAASVANEAQLKMLRYQLNPHFLFNTLNAISTLVLDKDTNLASDMINKLSRFLRHSLETDPMTQITVDQEVAALKLYLDIEQVRFGSRLEVLFSINPEVKHALVPSLILQPLVENAIKYGISQSVKGGAIGISAHKDGDDLQLIISDNGPGLDFSQGITPKGSGVGLENCRERLKALYGRSQSLKLGPTLPHGLTVTINIPFSQEA, from the coding sequence ATGAATCTACTCGACCCCGATCAAAAACACCGCCTATTTTGGTTGCTGCAAGCCGGCGGCTGGGCTGGTTGGGCTCTATCGTTTTACTTAGGCGCGACGGTTTGGGGTGATCCACCCGACAACTATGGATTCTATGTCCCAATCATCGCCGCTGTCGGCATGGCCCTGACCTTGGGTTTACGCTGGGCTTATCGTCTGACCTGGGATATGCGTTTTGTCGCCAGGGTCCTACCCTTTTTGCTGGGCTCTTATTTTGCGGGTGTGCTTTGGATGGTCGCTCGTACGTTCATCTTTTTTTCACTATTCCCCGAGCAAAAAGCCGCTTTTGGCATTGAATCCAGCGCGGAATTTTACAGCTATTTAGAAGGCGCGATTTCTGCTGCCTGGGTGATGTTTGGCTGGAGTGCCCTGTACTTCGGAATCAAGTACTATATTTTGCTGCAAGACGCCAAAGCCCGGGCGCTGACGGCGGCATCGGTGGCCAACGAAGCGCAATTGAAAATGTTGCGCTACCAGCTTAATCCGCATTTTTTGTTCAATACCTTGAATGCCATTTCGACCCTGGTACTTGATAAGGACACCAACTTAGCCTCTGACATGATCAACAAGCTGTCGAGGTTTCTGCGCCACTCGCTAGAAACCGACCCCATGACCCAAATTACGGTCGATCAAGAAGTAGCGGCACTAAAACTTTATTTAGATATCGAGCAGGTGCGCTTTGGTAGTCGCCTTGAAGTCCTTTTCTCTATTAACCCCGAGGTCAAACATGCCTTGGTCCCCTCTTTGATACTGCAACCCTTGGTCGAAAATGCCATTAAATATGGTATTAGCCAGTCGGTAAAAGGCGGCGCTATTGGCATTAGCGCCCACAAAGACGGCGATGATTTGCAGTTGATTATTTCTGACAACGGGCCCGGTTTAGATTTTAGTCAGGGCATCACACCCAAAGGCAGTGGCGTTGGTCTAGAAAACTGCCGAGAGCGACTAAAAGCGCTTTACGGTAGAAGCCAAAGTTTAAAACTAGGGCCTACGCTTCCACACGGATTAACAGTAACCATTAACATCCCTTTTAGCCAAGAGGCATAA